The following are encoded together in the Salmonella enterica subsp. enterica serovar Choleraesuis genome:
- a CDS encoding arginine ABC transporter substrate-binding protein translates to MKKIVLAALLASISLSAAAAETIRFGTEASYPPFESMDANNKIVGFDVDLANALCKEIDAKCTFTNQSFDSLIPGLKFRRIDAVMAGMDITPERQKQVLFTQPYYENSAMFVGEKGKVADIAALKGKKVGVQNGTTHQKFILDKHPEITIVPYDSYQNARLDMQNGRIDAVFGDTAVVSLWLKNNANFAEIGDKVTDKDYFGTGLGIAVRQGNTALQQKLNGALEKAKKDGSYQAIYDKWFQK, encoded by the coding sequence ATGAAAAAGATTGTTCTTGCCGCACTATTAGCCAGTATCAGCCTCTCAGCGGCCGCCGCAGAGACTATCCGTTTTGGCACTGAAGCATCCTATCCTCCGTTCGAATCGATGGATGCAAATAACAAAATTGTCGGCTTTGACGTGGATCTAGCCAATGCGCTGTGTAAAGAAATTGATGCGAAATGCACCTTTACTAACCAGTCATTCGACAGCCTGATTCCGGGCCTTAAATTCCGTCGTATCGATGCAGTCATGGCCGGTATGGACATTACCCCTGAACGTCAGAAGCAGGTGCTGTTTACTCAGCCTTACTACGAAAACTCCGCGATGTTCGTCGGGGAGAAAGGTAAAGTTGCTGATATCGCTGCGCTGAAAGGTAAAAAGGTTGGCGTCCAGAACGGAACCACCCATCAGAAATTCATTCTTGATAAGCACCCGGAAATCACCATCGTGCCTTACGATAGCTATCAGAATGCGCGTCTTGATATGCAAAATGGCCGTATCGATGCGGTATTTGGTGACACGGCAGTCGTCAGCCTGTGGCTGAAAAATAACGCTAACTTTGCCGAAATTGGCGACAAAGTTACCGATAAAGATTACTTCGGCACCGGCCTGGGCATAGCAGTTCGCCAGGGTAATACTGCTTTGCAGCAGAAGCTGAACGGGGCGCTGGAAAAAGCGAAGAAAGATGGCTCCTACCAGGCTATCTATGACAAATGGTTCCAAAAGTAA